Proteins encoded within one genomic window of Candidatus Berkiella cookevillensis:
- the trxB gene encoding thioredoxin-disulfide reductase has product MTQARHSKLLILGSGPAGYTAAVYAARANLKPVLITGLQKGGQLTTTTEVDNWPGDVEGLQGPALMERMEAHAARFNTEIIFDHIQKVDLSQKPFVLQGDGNNTYTADALIITTGASAQYLGLPSEQAFMGKGVSACATCDGFFYRNQAVAVVGGGNTAVEEALYLSNIASHVTLIHRRDSLKAEKMLQDKLFEKVKSGKITIEWDHTIHEVLGDKKGVTGVEIKNVKTNAHTKLEVTGLFIAIGHIPNTQLFEGQLEMHNGYIIVKGGLEGNATATNIAGVFAAGDVADHVYRQAITSAGTGCMAALDAEKYLDDLK; this is encoded by the coding sequence ATGACTCAAGCTCGGCATTCTAAGCTATTGATTCTAGGCTCTGGCCCTGCAGGATATACGGCGGCTGTTTATGCTGCTCGCGCGAATCTCAAACCTGTCTTAATTACAGGTCTTCAAAAAGGTGGTCAGCTTACCACAACAACAGAGGTTGATAACTGGCCAGGTGATGTTGAAGGATTACAAGGCCCGGCACTGATGGAACGAATGGAAGCACACGCTGCACGCTTTAACACGGAAATTATTTTTGATCACATCCAGAAAGTCGACTTATCTCAAAAGCCTTTTGTTCTTCAGGGAGATGGTAATAACACCTATACTGCGGATGCATTAATTATAACCACAGGCGCATCAGCCCAATACCTAGGACTCCCTTCTGAACAAGCCTTTATGGGTAAAGGTGTATCAGCCTGCGCAACCTGCGATGGTTTCTTTTATAGAAACCAGGCTGTTGCTGTCGTTGGTGGTGGTAACACCGCTGTTGAAGAAGCGCTGTACTTATCTAATATTGCTTCACACGTTACACTGATTCATCGTCGTGATAGCTTAAAAGCTGAGAAAATGCTTCAAGATAAGCTCTTTGAAAAAGTAAAATCTGGTAAAATTACAATAGAATGGGATCACACCATACACGAAGTGCTCGGCGACAAAAAAGGTGTGACAGGCGTTGAAATAAAAAATGTTAAAACCAATGCTCATACAAAATTGGAAGTCACAGGTCTGTTTATTGCGATTGGACACATTCCCAATACCCAGTTATTCGAAGGACAGCTAGAAATGCATAATGGCTATATCATCGTCAAAGGTGGTTTAGAAGGAAATGCAACAGCGACAAATATAGCCGGTGTATTTGCTGCTGGCGATGTTGCAGATCATGTCTATAGACAAGCGATTACCTCTGCAGGCACAGGATGTATGGCAGCTTTAGATGCAGAAAAATATTTAGATGATCTAAAATAA
- a CDS encoding DNA translocase FtsK gives MRQATKRHQTNTWREQINQRVREGAFILLSSVAIYLFISLFTYNANDPGWSHTGMQSEVLNLAGRTGAFCSDILFSLFGYIAYLFPVAVLLMSIFIYKTKNEEDKDKSPIIWFLRVIGLIVTLVSSCGLTSIHVNTTLQFLPMSSGGVIGALMKQGMVSYLNLTGATIILSALFLTSVTLFTGVSWVKIADLIGRFMFMGAKKFPLQFTAFSRKSIAQVQEIKLPALVKTKPSKASSAPLKKEKSTEPSFSGKKSSIQDILKPISKDEKSWEDEEINLPPLKEGKKLKQSALDIFNRKKKAINKKVKPESIKEPTHNKNVESDREDTAYAQRNEAHSHDFEGDHIFPSLSLLEAQSEAHDTGFSSDQLEQLSSLVETRLKEFGVDVKVVGVLPGPVVTRFELDLAAGVKVSKITGLAKDLARSLSVVSVRVVEVIPGKSVVGLEIPNVEREVVRLKEVLADPSYQQSKSPVTIGLGKDISGRPVVTDLAKMPHLLVAGTTGSGKSVGLNAMLLSILYKASPKDVRMILIDPKMLELAVYDNIPHLLTPVITDVKDAANALRWCVAEMEHRYQLMAALGVRNITGYNERIRRAQAQKKPILNPLWHPSHSEKPEALEPLPYIVILIDEFADMMMVVGKKVEEYIARLAQKARAAGVHLILATQRPSVDVITGLIKANIPTRIAFQVSSRIDSRTILDQSGAEQLLGHGDMLFLPPGVGICQRIHGAFVGDDEVHKVTDELRKSGKPDYIESVVKSAFNSGDSPNGSEPYDELYDQAVAIVTETRRASISLVQRKLKIGYNRAARLIEQMETDGVVSELQSNGTREVLAPPVSE, from the coding sequence ATGAGGCAGGCTACCAAGCGACATCAAACAAATACCTGGCGAGAGCAAATTAATCAGAGAGTACGCGAAGGGGCATTTATATTATTAAGCTCAGTAGCTATTTACTTATTCATTTCTCTTTTTACTTACAATGCAAATGATCCGGGGTGGTCACATACGGGGATGCAGTCAGAAGTTTTGAATCTTGCGGGTAGGACAGGGGCATTCTGCTCTGATATTTTGTTTTCCTTGTTTGGTTATATTGCCTATTTATTTCCTGTAGCCGTCTTATTGATGAGCATCTTTATTTATAAAACAAAGAATGAAGAGGATAAAGATAAAAGCCCAATTATTTGGTTTTTACGAGTGATAGGCTTGATTGTCACCTTGGTTTCAAGCTGTGGTTTAACCAGCATCCATGTCAATACAACATTGCAATTTTTACCGATGAGTTCGGGAGGAGTGATTGGCGCTTTAATGAAGCAGGGTATGGTTAGCTATTTGAATTTAACGGGCGCAACCATTATTTTATCAGCATTATTTTTAACAAGTGTTACCTTATTTACAGGGGTATCATGGGTGAAAATTGCTGATCTCATTGGTCGCTTTATGTTCATGGGCGCAAAAAAATTTCCCTTACAATTTACTGCTTTCAGTCGTAAATCAATAGCACAAGTACAAGAAATTAAACTGCCTGCACTGGTGAAAACAAAGCCAAGCAAAGCATCGAGCGCACCCTTAAAGAAAGAAAAAAGCACCGAACCTTCTTTTTCTGGGAAAAAATCGTCTATTCAAGATATTTTGAAGCCAATTTCAAAAGATGAAAAATCTTGGGAAGACGAGGAAATAAACTTGCCACCTTTAAAAGAAGGCAAAAAATTAAAGCAATCAGCATTAGACATCTTTAATCGAAAGAAAAAAGCGATTAATAAAAAAGTTAAGCCTGAATCCATTAAAGAGCCTACTCATAACAAAAACGTTGAATCAGACAGGGAGGATACGGCGTATGCACAAAGAAATGAAGCGCACTCCCATGATTTTGAAGGCGATCACATATTTCCATCACTTTCATTATTAGAAGCGCAGAGCGAAGCCCATGATACAGGTTTTAGTTCTGATCAGCTTGAACAACTGTCTTCTTTAGTGGAAACAAGGCTAAAAGAATTTGGTGTCGATGTTAAAGTGGTTGGGGTTTTACCTGGGCCTGTTGTCACCCGCTTCGAACTTGATCTGGCTGCTGGGGTTAAGGTAAGTAAAATTACTGGGCTTGCAAAGGATTTGGCACGCTCTTTATCTGTGGTGAGTGTTCGGGTTGTGGAAGTGATTCCGGGCAAATCAGTTGTTGGCTTGGAAATCCCGAATGTTGAAAGAGAGGTTGTGCGCTTAAAAGAAGTATTGGCAGATCCTAGCTATCAGCAGTCAAAATCTCCGGTAACAATTGGTTTAGGTAAAGATATATCTGGGCGTCCTGTCGTGACAGATTTGGCCAAAATGCCGCATTTACTTGTGGCAGGAACCACGGGTTCTGGTAAATCTGTGGGCTTAAATGCTATGTTATTGAGCATTCTCTATAAGGCAAGTCCAAAAGATGTGCGCATGATCTTAATTGATCCTAAAATGCTTGAACTTGCTGTTTATGACAACATTCCTCATCTCTTAACGCCTGTTATTACTGATGTAAAAGATGCGGCCAATGCGCTGCGTTGGTGTGTTGCAGAAATGGAACATCGCTACCAATTAATGGCGGCATTGGGCGTACGAAATATCACTGGCTATAACGAACGTATCCGTCGCGCCCAAGCACAGAAGAAACCCATTTTGAATCCTTTATGGCATCCAAGTCATAGTGAAAAACCAGAGGCATTAGAGCCACTGCCATACATTGTTATTTTGATTGATGAATTTGCTGATATGATGATGGTGGTGGGTAAGAAAGTTGAAGAATACATTGCTCGACTTGCTCAAAAAGCGCGCGCAGCAGGCGTGCATTTAATTTTAGCAACCCAACGCCCTTCGGTTGATGTGATTACAGGTTTGATTAAAGCAAATATTCCAACGCGGATTGCCTTCCAAGTATCATCGCGTATTGATTCACGTACTATTTTGGATCAATCAGGCGCTGAGCAGTTGCTTGGTCATGGCGATATGTTATTTTTACCGCCTGGTGTAGGTATTTGTCAGCGTATTCATGGTGCTTTTGTTGGGGATGATGAGGTACATAAAGTTACTGATGAGCTTAGAAAATCTGGTAAACCAGATTACATTGAGTCCGTTGTTAAAAGCGCTTTTAATTCAGGTGATTCACCAAATGGCAGTGAGCCTTATGATGAGTTATATGACCAAGCAGTAGCAATTGTGACAGAAACACGACGAGCTTCAATATCTCTCGTCCAAAGAAAGCTCAAAATAGGCTATAATCGCGCAGCGAGGTTAATAGAACAAATGGAAACCGATGGTGTTGTGAGTGAATTGCAATCTAACGGTACTCGTGAAGTATTAGCTCCCCCTGTTTCTGAGTAG
- the lolA gene encoding outer membrane lipoprotein chaperone LolA, protein MLRLVTSFILLTSVSIAYAIPADQKFVKLVENIKSFEASFTQNISDDKGDSISSMKGDIKVLRPGKFYWKSNPPDAIIVVADGSFLWTYDIELEQVTKQELAKALSSSPAAVLIGSTHQLLTDFKVSELQTGECQSSQKSCFALTPIKADETFQDIQLTFNNNQLVEVKMNDPLGQHIHTQFTKITVNGHVKENLFKFSPPAGVDVIKPST, encoded by the coding sequence ATGTTAAGGTTAGTGACTTCTTTTATATTACTAACGTCAGTGAGCATTGCTTATGCAATACCTGCAGATCAAAAATTTGTAAAGCTTGTTGAAAATATTAAAAGTTTTGAAGCATCTTTCACCCAAAATATCAGTGATGATAAAGGTGACTCTATTTCAAGCATGAAGGGCGATATTAAGGTGTTGCGTCCTGGTAAATTCTATTGGAAGAGTAACCCGCCTGATGCCATCATTGTTGTTGCAGATGGCAGCTTTTTATGGACTTATGATATTGAGCTTGAACAAGTCACCAAACAAGAGCTTGCAAAGGCGCTTTCTTCCAGTCCTGCGGCAGTTTTAATAGGTTCAACGCATCAATTATTGACTGATTTTAAAGTTTCAGAATTGCAAACAGGCGAATGTCAGTCAAGTCAAAAATCCTGCTTTGCTTTAACACCTATAAAAGCAGATGAAACATTCCAGGATATTCAACTTACCTTTAACAACAATCAGCTTGTAGAAGTGAAAATGAATGATCCACTTGGGCAGCATATTCATACGCAATTTACGAAAATTACAGTCAATGGTCATGTAAAAGAAAATTTATTTAAATTTTCTCCACCTGCAGGTGTTGATGTGATTAAACCGAGCACCTAG
- a CDS encoding replication-associated recombination protein A translates to MSQPLADRLRPTCLEEFVGQQHLIGIGKPLRSVLAAQKLHSMLLWGPPGVGKTTLARMIAHHSDRKLMTFSAVLSGIKEVKDAIQKIDTKMDGENHKAPILFIDEIHRFNKAQQDALLPFVEQGTVTLIGATTENPSFEVNNALLSRCRIYVLQSLLATDLSQLVQRALTDPRTGLGDIKLSIEPAAEERLIMAADGDARSLLNILEITINKALEMGALCISEALLIEIISQDYRRFDKRGDLFYEQISALHKSVRGSSPDGALYWLGRMLDGGCDPLYVARRIIRMASEDIGNADPRGLTIALDAYKAFDTLGSPEGELALAQAVVYLAVAPKSNAVCLGFNQVMQDIQAKPSLAVPMHLRNAPTKMMKKLDYGKGYRYDHDQIGGVSKGQSYLPDELKEKVYYRPTQNGLEIKISDKLKRLKEDAVHPIKKKEEEA, encoded by the coding sequence ATGTCACAGCCTTTAGCAGACAGATTGCGCCCTACTTGCCTTGAAGAGTTTGTGGGGCAACAGCACTTAATTGGGATAGGAAAACCTTTGCGTAGTGTATTAGCTGCCCAGAAATTGCATTCTATGCTTTTGTGGGGACCACCTGGTGTAGGCAAAACAACACTTGCAAGAATGATAGCGCATCATTCCGATAGAAAGCTGATGACTTTTTCTGCTGTTTTGTCTGGCATTAAGGAAGTAAAAGATGCCATTCAAAAAATTGATACAAAAATGGATGGAGAGAATCATAAAGCGCCCATATTGTTCATTGATGAAATTCACCGCTTTAATAAAGCACAGCAAGATGCACTCTTACCCTTTGTAGAGCAGGGGACGGTTACGCTGATTGGTGCAACCACGGAAAATCCTTCTTTCGAAGTGAATAATGCATTATTGTCACGTTGTAGAATTTATGTTTTACAATCTTTGCTTGCCACGGATCTATCACAATTGGTGCAACGAGCATTAACAGATCCACGTACTGGGTTAGGTGACATTAAGCTAAGCATAGAGCCAGCTGCAGAAGAGCGATTGATTATGGCTGCAGACGGTGATGCGAGGAGTTTGCTCAATATCTTAGAAATCACTATTAATAAAGCATTGGAGATGGGGGCGTTATGTATCAGTGAGGCTTTGCTCATTGAGATCATTAGCCAAGATTATCGTCGCTTTGATAAAAGAGGTGATTTATTTTATGAACAGATTTCAGCATTGCATAAATCAGTAAGAGGTTCATCACCGGATGGTGCTTTATATTGGCTTGGTAGAATGTTAGATGGTGGTTGTGATCCCTTATATGTGGCAAGAAGAATTATTCGTATGGCTTCAGAAGATATTGGAAATGCAGATCCGCGTGGGTTGACGATTGCCTTGGATGCTTATAAAGCATTTGATACTTTAGGCAGTCCTGAAGGAGAGCTTGCTTTGGCACAAGCTGTTGTTTATCTGGCTGTTGCTCCCAAAAGCAATGCTGTGTGTCTTGGTTTTAATCAAGTTATGCAAGATATTCAAGCGAAGCCTTCTTTAGCCGTTCCAATGCATCTTAGAAATGCGCCTACAAAGATGATGAAAAAACTGGATTATGGCAAGGGATATCGTTATGACCACGATCAAATAGGTGGTGTATCTAAGGGGCAATCATACTTACCAGATGAGCTTAAAGAAAAAGTATATTATCGACCCACACAAAATGGTTTAGAGATAAAAATATCTGACAAATTAAAGCGCTTGAAAGAGGATGCTGTGCATCCCATAAAAAAGAAAGAGGAAGAAGCATGA
- the serS gene encoding serine--tRNA ligase — protein sequence MIDPKVLRQDIERVKATVKNRKMTFDFDQLIQIEEKRKSIQVSTQHLQNQRNELSKSIGQRKAKGEDTQALFAEVNQLKESLEKAEIELNELLEKQTNLQLMLPNLLHDSVPVGKDENDNIEVRRWGTVPSFSFTPKDHVDLTEKSAQIDFNAAAKMSGSRFVVMRGQIARLHRALIQFMLDIHTQEFGYQETYVPFLVEANALWGAGQLPKFAEDLFHIKGERTLSLIPTAEVPLTNLVRDTILEKSDLPLKFVCHSPCFRSEAGSYGKDTKGMIRQHQFEKVELVQVVEPEKSYEALETLTKNAETILQRLELPYRVMALCSGDVGFCAAKTYDIEVWLPSQNKYREISSCSNTENFQSRRLQARYRKEANAKPEYVHLLNGSGLAVGRTLIAVIENYQDEDGNVRIPKALQGYMGGVEKISL from the coding sequence ATGATAGATCCTAAAGTGTTACGTCAAGACATTGAAAGAGTTAAGGCAACCGTAAAAAATAGAAAAATGACTTTTGATTTTGATCAATTAATACAGATTGAAGAAAAAAGAAAATCAATACAAGTTTCTACACAGCATTTACAAAATCAAAGAAATGAACTATCTAAATCAATAGGGCAACGTAAAGCCAAAGGTGAAGACACACAAGCATTGTTTGCCGAAGTAAATCAATTGAAAGAGTCGCTTGAAAAAGCAGAAATAGAATTAAATGAGCTACTGGAAAAGCAAACAAATTTACAGCTTATGTTACCCAATTTGTTGCATGATTCTGTCCCTGTTGGCAAAGATGAAAATGATAATATTGAAGTAAGACGTTGGGGCACCGTTCCTAGTTTTTCTTTTACACCTAAAGACCATGTCGATTTAACTGAGAAATCAGCTCAAATTGATTTTAATGCTGCAGCAAAAATGTCTGGTTCTCGTTTTGTGGTGATGAGAGGTCAAATAGCAAGATTACATCGTGCCCTCATTCAATTTATGCTTGATATTCATACCCAAGAGTTTGGCTATCAAGAAACTTACGTGCCCTTTTTAGTAGAAGCCAATGCATTGTGGGGGGCAGGGCAATTGCCGAAGTTTGCTGAAGACTTATTTCATATCAAAGGTGAAAGAACTTTATCATTGATTCCAACAGCTGAGGTGCCACTTACAAATTTGGTACGAGACACCATTTTAGAAAAGAGTGATTTACCTTTAAAATTTGTTTGCCATAGTCCTTGTTTTAGAAGTGAAGCAGGGTCTTATGGTAAAGATACCAAAGGTATGATCCGTCAACACCAGTTTGAAAAAGTTGAGTTGGTACAAGTGGTCGAGCCTGAGAAATCCTATGAAGCACTTGAAACGCTCACAAAGAATGCAGAAACTATTTTGCAGCGTTTAGAATTGCCTTATCGTGTGATGGCGCTTTGTAGTGGAGATGTTGGATTTTGTGCAGCAAAAACTTATGATATTGAAGTTTGGTTGCCTTCTCAGAACAAATACCGTGAAATTTCATCTTGCTCAAATACGGAAAACTTTCAATCACGGCGTTTGCAAGCTCGTTATCGTAAAGAAGCCAATGCTAAGCCAGAATATGTCCATCTATTAAATGGATCTGGACTTGCTGTTGGTAGAACATTGATTGCAGTTATTGAAAACTATCAAGACGAAGATGGTAATGTTCGTATTCCAAAAGCACTACAAGGGTATATGGGCGGTGTGGAAAAAATTAGCTTGTAA
- a CDS encoding HAD family hydrolase, with amino-acid sequence MNHKPYKYLFFDMDGVLVLSENQHFKAWEQILKNHNLPTSWMNFNEWIGVSDTTNAQTIISKFELNTSIQALHHQKKQAFIQLIEEGFEKHQGRDSFLKNASSHFKLGLVSSASKIEIEKIVTRENIAHHFEFFIGNEDVTQHKPHPMPYLHALEKANIQSHEALVIEDSYAGISAALAAGIPVIGLETIASIPNAIKSQVEFYKDFNEIENWLLTQTG; translated from the coding sequence TTGAATCACAAACCTTATAAATATTTATTTTTTGATATGGATGGCGTACTGGTATTAAGCGAAAATCAGCATTTTAAGGCTTGGGAACAAATACTGAAAAATCATAACTTACCAACCAGCTGGATGAACTTCAATGAATGGATTGGTGTATCAGATACTACGAATGCGCAAACGATTATTAGCAAATTTGAGTTGAATACCTCTATTCAAGCATTGCATCACCAGAAGAAACAAGCTTTTATCCAGTTGATTGAAGAAGGCTTTGAAAAGCATCAAGGGCGTGATAGCTTCTTAAAAAATGCCAGTTCACATTTCAAATTAGGGCTCGTTTCCAGTGCAAGTAAAATAGAAATTGAAAAAATTGTTACTCGTGAAAACATTGCACATCATTTTGAATTTTTCATTGGTAATGAAGATGTAACACAACATAAACCTCATCCCATGCCCTATTTACATGCTTTAGAAAAAGCGAATATTCAATCCCATGAAGCGCTTGTGATAGAAGATTCTTACGCAGGCATTTCAGCGGCACTTGCTGCGGGTATTCCCGTCATTGGGCTTGAAACAATTGCAAGTATTCCAAATGCTATAAAATCTCAAGTTGAATTCTATAAGGATTTTAATGAGATAGAAAATTGGTTATTGACTCAGACAGGATAA
- a CDS encoding ankyrin repeat domain-containing protein translates to MVARTMPDLNSMAIFDYAVTGNVDAFKKLINKQLISACDYFGDSLMHLAARFGHTQILSILLAQGANVNTNNYFNSTPLHEAIQGNQLESAMILMANNADLNMQDDNGNSPMHLACKHYDEQMLKMLLREKSNINLPNKAGKTPLHCAAHYNNPVSISLLVDNGAHINAKNIYGDTSLHIAAQDGRAHVLKHIIRKGADVRATNLVGRNALHSAVEFCNEFSALKLVTSALLNAGVDLNAKDLSGATVLEIAKNKYDEETYFDYMEYCKYHNKMAQLADEAKH, encoded by the coding sequence ATGGTTGCTAGAACAATGCCTGATTTAAATAGCATGGCTATTTTTGATTATGCAGTCACAGGAAATGTGGATGCATTTAAAAAACTCATCAATAAGCAACTTATCAGTGCTTGCGATTATTTTGGAGATAGCCTTATGCATTTGGCCGCTAGATTTGGTCATACGCAAATTTTGTCCATTTTGTTAGCTCAAGGTGCGAACGTCAATACCAATAATTACTTTAATAGTACGCCTTTGCATGAAGCTATTCAGGGTAATCAATTAGAGTCAGCGATGATTCTCATGGCTAACAATGCAGATTTAAATATGCAGGACGATAATGGTAACAGCCCCATGCATTTAGCTTGCAAACATTATGATGAGCAAATGCTCAAAATGTTGTTAAGAGAAAAGTCGAATATTAATTTGCCAAATAAAGCAGGTAAGACGCCTTTGCATTGTGCTGCGCACTATAATAATCCAGTGAGTATTAGTTTACTCGTTGATAATGGTGCCCATATTAATGCTAAAAATATTTATGGGGACACTTCTTTGCATATAGCGGCTCAAGATGGTCGAGCACATGTGCTGAAACACATTATTCGTAAAGGAGCGGATGTTCGGGCAACCAATTTGGTTGGTCGTAATGCTTTGCATTCAGCGGTGGAGTTTTGTAATGAGTTTTCTGCTTTAAAGCTCGTGACCTCTGCATTATTGAATGCAGGCGTTGATCTGAATGCTAAAGATCTCTCTGGTGCAACGGTGCTTGAGATTGCTAAGAATAAATATGATGAAGAAACTTATTTCGATTACATGGAGTATTGCAAATACCATAATAAAATGGCGCAGCTTGCGGATGAAGCAAAGCATTAA
- a CDS encoding Bax inhibitor-1/YccA family protein yields the protein MAHDTSVVQRARAESVLATNSVIKNTYLLLGMSLTFSAVMAGVAMATNAPSLGLITLAVYFGLLFFIQAFKNSALGILGVFALTGFMGYTLGPMLNAYMHTFANGYQLIMTALGGTGAIFFGLSAYALTTRKDFSYMAGFLAAGAMVLFLAIVVQIFFPMPMLQLALSGAFVMFSAGIILFETSQIIHGGEKNYIMATVSLFVALYNLFISLLHLLSAFSGNRD from the coding sequence ATGGCCCATGACACCTCAGTGGTACAAAGAGCCCGAGCAGAATCGGTACTCGCCACGAATTCTGTTATTAAAAATACATACCTACTACTAGGCATGTCACTAACATTTAGTGCTGTTATGGCTGGTGTGGCAATGGCGACCAATGCACCTTCCTTAGGTCTTATAACCTTAGCTGTTTATTTTGGCTTGTTGTTTTTTATACAGGCCTTTAAAAATAGCGCATTAGGGATTTTAGGGGTATTTGCATTAACTGGCTTTATGGGATACACCTTGGGGCCAATGCTCAATGCCTACATGCATACCTTTGCAAACGGTTATCAGCTCATTATGACTGCCTTAGGTGGTACAGGTGCTATCTTCTTTGGTTTGTCTGCATATGCATTAACAACCCGCAAAGACTTTAGCTACATGGCTGGTTTTTTAGCTGCAGGCGCAATGGTTTTATTCTTAGCTATTGTCGTGCAAATTTTCTTCCCCATGCCTATGCTACAACTCGCCCTATCAGGTGCCTTTGTAATGTTCAGCGCTGGTATCATCTTGTTTGAAACCAGTCAGATCATCCATGGTGGAGAAAAAAATTATATTATGGCGACTGTAAGCCTGTTTGTTGCTTTATATAATCTGTTTATTTCTCTTTTACACCTGCTATCTGCCTTTAGCGGCAACAGAGACTAA
- the uvrY gene encoding UvrY/SirA/GacA family response regulator transcription factor yields MITVLIVDDHELVRAGIRSLLSGVNGIKVVAEAASGEEAVKLAREKHPNVILMDVRMPGFGGLEATRKILRIDPDIKVIALTVYGEEPFPSKLLQAGAAGYLTKGSGLDEMVQAIHSVHHGKRYISPEVAQQLALKHLSDDKASPFDSLSERELQVMIMITSGLKVQEISDKLCLSPKTVNSYRYRLFDKLNVHSDVELTHLAIRHGILDSEKLESEEEAIL; encoded by the coding sequence TTGATAACAGTACTTATCGTTGATGACCACGAACTAGTTAGAGCCGGCATACGTAGTTTGTTATCTGGGGTTAATGGCATTAAAGTTGTTGCTGAAGCCGCAAGTGGTGAAGAAGCTGTTAAACTTGCTCGCGAAAAACACCCTAATGTAATTCTAATGGATGTGCGCATGCCTGGTTTTGGTGGCTTAGAAGCTACGCGAAAAATCCTAAGAATTGATCCAGACATCAAAGTGATTGCTCTTACTGTTTATGGTGAAGAACCATTCCCCTCCAAATTGTTACAAGCAGGCGCTGCCGGTTATTTAACAAAGGGGTCGGGTTTAGATGAGATGGTGCAAGCAATACATTCCGTGCATCATGGCAAGCGCTATATCAGCCCAGAAGTTGCACAGCAACTTGCTTTGAAGCATTTATCAGATGATAAAGCATCTCCTTTTGACTCTCTCTCTGAGCGTGAATTACAAGTGATGATTATGATCACCAGTGGTTTGAAAGTTCAGGAAATCTCAGACAAGCTTTGCTTAAGTCCAAAAACAGTGAATAGCTATCGTTATCGATTATTCGATAAATTAAATGTGCACAGTGACGTTGAATTGACACATTTAGCGATTAGACATGGCATTTTGGATTCTGAAAAATTAGAATCTGAGGAAGAAGCAATTCTTTAG